A stretch of the Argentina anserina chromosome 6, drPotAnse1.1, whole genome shotgun sequence genome encodes the following:
- the LOC126797497 gene encoding transcription factor UNE12-like isoform X2 yields the protein MAGNPPEGLGDDFFEEIMAVPQPYGGSSASAADSGYVDVGSMPMVLQLGSGAGSSSSSGYRGGGVGMGMRMPLGLNSEQGFLGQDRFRDEAERNSNNTNNNNGNSSNERDNPVHNMTSLFPAFGHLQSHPVRPTPPPPPPQPHQQFHSQPAPAPTAAVHHPPAIRPRVRARRGQATDPHSIAERLRRERIAERMKALQELVPSCNKTDRAAMLDEIVDYVKFLRLQVKVLSMSRLGGAGAVAQLVADVPLSSAVEGEGIEGQQAWEKWSNDGTEQQVAKLMEEDVGAAMQYLQSKALCIMPVSLAPAIFRSHQQDASTMVKPESHNSS from the exons ATGGCGGGTAATCCGCCTGAGGGACTCGGAGACGATTTCTTCGAGGAGATCATGGCGGTTCCTCAACCCTACGGCGGCTCCTCCGCCTCTGCTGCTGACTCAGGCTATGTTGACGTGGGGTCCATGCCCATGGTGCTCCAGCTCGGCTCCGGAGCcgggtcttcttcttcttccgggtacagaggaggaggagttggGATGGGTATGCGGATGCCTTTGGGTCTGAATTCGGAGCAGGGCTTTCTCGGACAAGACAGGTTTAGAGATGAAGCTGAACGCAACTCGAACaacaccaacaacaacaatggtAACAGTTCTAAT GAAAGAGATAATCCGGTTCATAACATGACGAGTTTGTTTCCGGCATTTGGACATTTGCAAAGCCACCCTGTCCGGCCAacgccaccgccacctccTCCACAGCCTCACCAGCAG TTTCATAGCCAACCAGCACCAGCGCCAACTGCTGCTGTTCATCACCCTCCTGCTATCCGCCCAAGGGTCCGAGCACGACGAGGCCAAGCCACAGATCCCCACAGTATCGCCGAGCGG TTACGCCGGGAAAGAATTGCAGAAAGAATGAAGGCTTTGCAGGAATTAGTACCTAGTTGTAACAAG ACAGATAGGGCTGCTATGCTTGACGAAATCGTCGACTATGTTAAATTCTTAAGGCTCCAAGTAAAG GTTTTGAGCATGAGTAGACTTGGAGGAGCAGGTGCAGTGGCCCAGCTTGTAGCTGATGTACCCTTATCATCAGCAGTTGAG GGAGAGGGGATTGAAGGACAACAAGCATGGGAGAAGTGGTCAAATGATGGCACAGAGCAACAGGTAGCTAAGCTGATGGAAGAAGATGTAGGAGCTGCTATGCAATACCTTCAATCCAAGGCACTTTGCATCATGCCCGTATCACTTGCCCCTGCAATTTTCCGTTCACATCAGCAGGATGCATCGACAATGGTTAAGCCGGAATCACATAACTCTTCCTAG
- the LOC126797497 gene encoding transcription factor UNE12-like isoform X1 — translation MAGNPPEGLGDDFFEEIMAVPQPYGGSSASAADSGYVDVGSMPMVLQLGSGAGSSSSSGYRGGGVGMGMRMPLGLNSEQGFLGQDRFRDEAERNSNNTNNNNGNSSNLMAWQERDNPVHNMTSLFPAFGHLQSHPVRPTPPPPPPQPHQQFHSQPAPAPTAAVHHPPAIRPRVRARRGQATDPHSIAERLRRERIAERMKALQELVPSCNKTDRAAMLDEIVDYVKFLRLQVKVLSMSRLGGAGAVAQLVADVPLSSAVEGEGIEGQQAWEKWSNDGTEQQVAKLMEEDVGAAMQYLQSKALCIMPVSLAPAIFRSHQQDASTMVKPESHNSS, via the exons ATGGCGGGTAATCCGCCTGAGGGACTCGGAGACGATTTCTTCGAGGAGATCATGGCGGTTCCTCAACCCTACGGCGGCTCCTCCGCCTCTGCTGCTGACTCAGGCTATGTTGACGTGGGGTCCATGCCCATGGTGCTCCAGCTCGGCTCCGGAGCcgggtcttcttcttcttccgggtacagaggaggaggagttggGATGGGTATGCGGATGCCTTTGGGTCTGAATTCGGAGCAGGGCTTTCTCGGACAAGACAGGTTTAGAGATGAAGCTGAACGCAACTCGAACaacaccaacaacaacaatggtAACAGTTCTAAT TTGATGGCGTGGCAGGAAAGAGATAATCCGGTTCATAACATGACGAGTTTGTTTCCGGCATTTGGACATTTGCAAAGCCACCCTGTCCGGCCAacgccaccgccacctccTCCACAGCCTCACCAGCAG TTTCATAGCCAACCAGCACCAGCGCCAACTGCTGCTGTTCATCACCCTCCTGCTATCCGCCCAAGGGTCCGAGCACGACGAGGCCAAGCCACAGATCCCCACAGTATCGCCGAGCGG TTACGCCGGGAAAGAATTGCAGAAAGAATGAAGGCTTTGCAGGAATTAGTACCTAGTTGTAACAAG ACAGATAGGGCTGCTATGCTTGACGAAATCGTCGACTATGTTAAATTCTTAAGGCTCCAAGTAAAG GTTTTGAGCATGAGTAGACTTGGAGGAGCAGGTGCAGTGGCCCAGCTTGTAGCTGATGTACCCTTATCATCAGCAGTTGAG GGAGAGGGGATTGAAGGACAACAAGCATGGGAGAAGTGGTCAAATGATGGCACAGAGCAACAGGTAGCTAAGCTGATGGAAGAAGATGTAGGAGCTGCTATGCAATACCTTCAATCCAAGGCACTTTGCATCATGCCCGTATCACTTGCCCCTGCAATTTTCCGTTCACATCAGCAGGATGCATCGACAATGGTTAAGCCGGAATCACATAACTCTTCCTAG
- the LOC126799686 gene encoding LOW QUALITY PROTEIN: pentatricopeptide repeat-containing protein At3g04750, mitochondrial (The sequence of the model RefSeq protein was modified relative to this genomic sequence to represent the inferred CDS: inserted 2 bases in 2 codons; deleted 2 bases in 1 codon; substituted 1 base at 1 genomic stop codon), whose amino-acid sequence MYQYGRGIRLLSSASTSSRSLWDPTVALELNLPNLALLEKCRTRYHFKQILGQMMRTCLIGQTFPMSRLLTFSAISYPENLDIAILLFHHYTPCPNLYIYNCMISALSFCRSQSFGLYKLLLYDDIYPDKNTLVYLLQASKCLSDAKQIHCHAIVTGLLSQGYLQNSLIXMYMEKEQMELARRVFHDMLTPDRVSFNIMIVGYAKKGSGVEALQLFYKMMDSCHKPDDFTILGFLMSCGALGAARLGXVHAWIERRKTSTSSNLILANALLDMYVKFNKLETALNIFNALVEKDIVSWNTMAAGYAKVGNLELAHNYFKQMPRRDLVSWNSLISGYAKRGEYGVVIKVFNNMVTEKVRPDHVTXVNLVSAAAEIRALDQGKWMHGLILRMQMKIDAFLGSALIDLHCKAGSIERAFLLFKGLTEKDVTVWTTMITGFAFHGYGRKALDLFSEMQRILSPNAVTLVAVLTACSHSGLVEEGLSVFNNMKKKFDIEPASQELNTGCLVDLFGRSGGLIEAKM is encoded by the exons ATGTATCAATATGGGAGAGGTATCCGCCTTTTAAGCTCAGCTTCGACGAGCAGCAGGAGCCTCTGGGATCCGACTGTTGCCCTTGAACTCAATCTCCCAAATCTCGCATTGCTGGAGAAATGTCGTACGAGGTACCATTTCAAACAGATATTGGGGCAGATGATGAGGACATGTCTCATTGGTCAAACATTTCCGATGAGCAGGCTTCTCACATTCTCAGCCATTTCGTACCCTGAAAATTTAGACATTGCGATTCTCCTTTTCCATCACTATACTCCTTGTCCCAATCTTTACATATACAATTGCATGATC TCTGCCTTATCTTTCTGTAGAAGTCAATCATTTGGCCTATACAAGTTGTTGCTCTATGATGATATATACCCAGATAAAAACACCCTTGTTTACTTACTCCAAGCATCCAAGTGTCTATCAGATGCAAAGCAGATACACTGTCATGCTATCGTTACTGGTTTGTTGTCACAGGGATACCTGCAAAACAGCCTCATCTAGATGTATATGGAGAAAGAACAAATGGAGCTAGCTCGCAGAGTTTTCCATGACATGCTAACACCAGATAGGGTCTCATTTAATatcatgattgttggttacgCTAAGAAGGGATCTGGTGTAGAAGCTCTACAACTCTTCTATAAGATGATGGATTCGTGTCATAAACCAGATGACTTTACCATATTAGGATTTCTTATGTCTTGTGGAGCATTAGGAGCTGCTCGACTGG ATGTACATGCATGGATTGAGAGGAGGAAAACTAGTACTTCTTCAAATTTGATCTTGGCGAATGCTCTTTTAGACATGTATGTGAAGTTCAATAAGCTGGAGACTGccttaaatatttttaatgCTTTAGTAGAGAAAGATATCGTTTCGTGGAACACCATGGCTGCAGGGTATGCTAAGGTTGGCAATTTAGAACTAGCACACAACTATTTCAAGCAAATGCCTAGGAGAGATCTTGTGTCTTGGAATTCATTAATTTCTGGTTATGCCAAGCGGGGCGAATATGGTGTTGTAATTAAGGTGTTCAACAATATGGTAACAGAGAAAGTGAGGCCTGATCATGTCA TGGTTAATTTGGTCTCTGCTGCAGCGGAAATTAGAGCACTGGACCAAGGAAAATGGATGCACGGCTTGATTTTGAGAATGCAGATGAAAATAGATGCATTTTTGGGTTCTGCTTTAATAGACTTGCACTGCAAGGCAGGAAGCATAGAAAGAGCATTCTTGCTTTTCAAGGGATTGACAGAAAAAGATGTGACCGTATGGACAACAATGATCACTGGATTTGCATTTCATGGTTATGGAAGGAAAGCTCTTGATCTGTTTTCTGAGATGCAGAGAATTCTGTCGCCAAATGCGGTGACTCTTGTTGCCGTACTTACAGCTTGTAGTCATAGTGGACTTGTGGAAGAAGGGCTCAGCGTATTCAACAATATGAAGAAAAAGTTTGATATTGAGCCAGCCAGCCAGGAATTGAACACTGGTTGTTTGGTGGATCTTTTTGGTCGATCAGGGGGGTTGATAGAGGCAAAGATGTGA